From Brassica oleracea var. oleracea cultivar TO1000 chromosome C3, BOL, whole genome shotgun sequence, a single genomic window includes:
- the LOC106330083 gene encoding F-box protein At4g02760-like: protein MEAPYPNKRHRRDLPPCVPFSPSGPSSLPSVPDFNQNHVHLIISSLLFLPDLPSLSISHSFDRAIEKLLESSSDDDRMRIKERGFRLASLRFFMSLRKGALRNTPLSTIPVHGNSLLNSPSRDCLRIWIIQVFSMLDAKSLMRASACCIMFKKCTMDPLCYSHIDLTAGNAGTGIMRRMILNAGKELRSFKVGCP from the exons ATGGAAGCTCCATACCCTAACAAGAGACATCGCCGAGACCTTCCTCCTTGTGTACCTTTTTCTCCCTCAGGCCCAAGTTCCCTTCCTAGTGTTCCCGATTTCAACCAGAACCATGTCCATCTGATCATTTCCTCCCTCCTCTTCTTACCGGACTTGCCTTCGCTATCTATTAGCCACTCGTTCGATCGAGCGATTGAGAAACTATTGGAATCTTCTTCCGACGATGATCGTATGCGTATCAAAGAGCGTGGATTCCGACTCGCCTCGCTTCGCTTCTTCATGAGTCTACGCAAAGGTGCGCTCAGAAACACGCCGCTGAGCACAATTCCAGTTCATGGAAACTCCCTCCTGAACTCACCATCAAG GGATTGTTTGCGGATT TGGATTATTCAGGTCTTTTCGATGCTTGATGCAAAGTCTCTGATGCGAGCTTCAGCTTGTTGCATCATGTTTAAAAAATGTACCATGGACCCTTTATGTTACTCTCACATAGACTTGACAGCCGGAAATGCTGGAACTGGAATCATGCGTCGTATGATCCTTAATGCTGGAAAGGAACTCAG ATCCTTTAAAGTTGGTTGCCCATGA